The following coding sequences lie in one Syntrophorhabdaceae bacterium genomic window:
- the dacB gene encoding D-alanyl-D-alanine carboxypeptidase/D-alanyl-D-alanine-endopeptidase yields the protein MSKDTTPAVLRLFQAILVLLVLLCPCSPPAARADATQSLEDDLETILDDPALSSAHMGIVIDSLTTGERIFKYNAGKLFVPASNMKLFTTAAALLALSPDFRYETRLATNGSVASGVLHGDLIIEGSGDPTISGYFYGGDVLHVFRVWSKRLREMGIREIRGDLVIDNSGFSGPPRETGWDSDATSCFCAPRDAFTYNNNCIQLDITPAVKPGKEARLVMEPVTDYVRLVNRLEGRKDTGRDTINLEYTTPRTLSIAGSIGPGSQMMTHYVAVNHPAHFGGFVFKETLAAAGIGMKGQILCARNCPKTVDISARKMKGVWKTVAIHHSPRLSEIIKVVNKLSNNLYAELLLLAVGRTTGATRTEGSAAAALVILSNAGIDTTGVVMADGSGLSRHNLVTPDSVAQVLRIMAQGPHASYFFESLPIMSVDGTLGNRLKGSRAADRIRAKTGTMTHIRSLSGYVTTRNGERLVFSIFSNNHTAMSAVDTMTDRVVLKLLDHHSPEQ from the coding sequence ATGAGCAAAGACACAACCCCCGCGGTGCTCAGGCTATTTCAGGCCATCCTCGTTCTGCTCGTGCTCCTGTGCCCTTGCTCTCCTCCGGCTGCCCGCGCAGATGCCACGCAGAGTCTTGAGGACGATCTCGAGACGATCCTCGACGACCCCGCACTCAGTTCCGCCCACATGGGGATCGTCATCGACTCTCTGACCACAGGGGAAAGGATCTTCAAATACAATGCCGGCAAGCTATTTGTGCCCGCATCCAATATGAAGCTTTTCACCACGGCGGCAGCCCTCCTCGCCCTATCACCCGATTTCCGGTACGAGACAAGGCTCGCAACGAATGGTTCGGTAGCTTCGGGTGTGCTTCACGGCGATCTCATCATAGAGGGGTCGGGCGATCCCACGATATCGGGATACTTCTATGGCGGCGATGTGCTCCACGTATTCCGGGTGTGGTCGAAAAGGTTGAGGGAAATGGGCATTAGGGAGATCCGCGGCGATCTTGTCATCGACAACTCGGGCTTCTCGGGACCGCCCCGCGAGACCGGCTGGGACTCAGATGCGACAAGCTGCTTCTGTGCCCCCAGGGACGCCTTTACATACAACAACAACTGCATACAGCTTGATATAACCCCGGCCGTCAAACCGGGGAAAGAGGCGCGCCTGGTCATGGAACCGGTCACGGACTATGTCCGCCTCGTCAATCGTCTCGAGGGCAGGAAGGACACGGGCCGTGACACCATCAACCTTGAGTACACGACGCCGAGGACCCTGTCGATAGCCGGCTCCATCGGTCCGGGCAGCCAGATGATGACCCATTACGTAGCTGTGAACCATCCGGCCCACTTCGGAGGCTTTGTCTTCAAGGAAACCCTTGCGGCCGCCGGGATCGGCATGAAAGGACAGATCCTCTGCGCCCGCAATTGTCCTAAAACCGTGGACATATCGGCAAGAAAAATGAAGGGCGTCTGGAAAACAGTTGCCATCCACCATTCTCCCCGGCTTTCCGAGATCATCAAGGTGGTCAACAAACTCAGCAACAACCTCTATGCGGAGTTGCTTCTCCTTGCGGTGGGCAGGACGACGGGTGCCACGCGGACCGAAGGGTCCGCCGCGGCGGCCCTTGTCATCCTAAGCAATGCCGGCATCGATACAACCGGGGTTGTCATGGCCGACGGGTCCGGCCTCTCCCGGCATAACCTCGTTACGCCCGACAGTGTCGCTCAGGTACTGAGAATCATGGCACAGGGTCCCCACGCTTCATATTTCTTCGAATCCCTTCCCATCATGAGCGTGGACGGCACCCTCGGCAACAGGCTCAAAGGTTCTCGTGCCGCAGACAGGATACGTGCAAAAACAGGGACGATGACACACATAAGAAGCCTGTCGGGATACGTGACGACGAGGAATGGCGAAAGGCTTGTCTTTTCCATCTTCTCGAACAATCATACCGCAATGTCCGCTGTGGACACGATGACGGACAGAGTCGTCCTCAAGCTCCTCGATCATCATTCACCAGAACAATAA
- a CDS encoding electron transfer flavoprotein subunit beta/FixA family protein, giving the protein MKVLVFMKQVADTEARIIISSDQKTLEIENKYVVNFFDEFAVEEAIRIKESLKDVEIAVCTFAPRRAVEALRTTIAMGADRAFLIDSTNRETDDPLIVSRILAGFARKEGFDIILCGRQAMDDESANVGPMVAEFLALPHVSHVVRLSVTDAGTAEVVSEIEGGRRVSEVSLPALFTAQKGLNEPRVPLITGVMKAMKTEIAIVDPAAIETPFGPIDSEASKITVLSYELPASRPAVRIIDGASPEEKAQNLVKALKDEAKVL; this is encoded by the coding sequence GTGAAGGTCCTAGTGTTCATGAAACAGGTGGCTGATACGGAGGCGCGGATCATCATAAGCTCCGATCAGAAGACTCTCGAGATAGAGAATAAGTATGTTGTGAACTTCTTCGACGAATTTGCCGTTGAAGAGGCAATACGGATCAAAGAGTCGTTGAAGGACGTGGAAATAGCGGTGTGCACCTTCGCGCCACGCAGGGCCGTCGAGGCCTTGAGAACGACGATCGCCATGGGTGCCGACAGGGCTTTCCTCATCGACAGCACGAACCGGGAGACCGACGATCCCCTTATCGTTTCCCGCATTCTTGCCGGATTCGCAAGGAAAGAGGGATTTGATATCATACTCTGCGGGCGTCAGGCCATGGATGATGAAAGCGCCAATGTAGGCCCCATGGTGGCCGAATTCCTGGCGCTGCCTCACGTAAGCCATGTGGTGAGGCTCAGCGTCACGGATGCGGGCACGGCCGAGGTTGTAAGCGAGATAGAAGGCGGCAGGAGGGTGTCGGAGGTTTCGCTGCCGGCCCTTTTCACCGCTCAGAAGGGTCTTAATGAGCCCAGGGTGCCTCTCATCACGGGAGTGATGAAAGCGATGAAGACCGAGATAGCCATTGTCGATCCCGCGGCCATCGAGACACCATTTGGCCCTATAGACAGCGAGGCGTCGAAGATCACGGTGCTTTCCTACGAGCTGCCTGCGAGCCGCCCTGCGGTTCGCATCATAGACGGTGCGTCTCCCGAAGAGAAGGCGCAGAACCTCGTAAAGGCGTTGAAAGATGAAGCTAAGGTACTGTAA
- a CDS encoding electron transfer flavoprotein subunit alpha/FixB family protein, whose product MTRDVLVFIECRDSMPRKASLELLSVGRDMASKFSSTLLAVMLGSGLKEAADVVSRYADKTILVDNGSFADYGWDIYGSALEEILRKYEPMIVLGTSSVTGKDLFPRMAARLQAAMVSDAVGVDLGGEGVKIKKPLFGGKVISWLAPSSDSTVIVTFRPNSFAVADAGQRGDIIEEGAAGTRNPAMKTLSSGKTGSVKVDLQEADFIICGGRGMKSAEHFAVLDEIADLMGGRTGASRTVIDSKWREYDDQIGKSGKTVSPKLYIGCGLSGALHHIMGMDTSKVIVAINKDPNAPIFQYADYGIVDDLFAILPPLRDQLKKTREEM is encoded by the coding sequence ATGACCAGGGACGTTTTGGTCTTTATAGAATGCAGGGACTCTATGCCGAGAAAGGCATCGCTCGAATTGTTGTCCGTCGGCAGGGACATGGCCTCAAAATTCTCTTCCACGCTTCTTGCGGTGATGCTGGGGTCCGGGTTGAAGGAGGCGGCCGATGTCGTAAGCCGCTATGCTGATAAGACCATTCTTGTGGACAACGGTTCATTTGCGGACTACGGTTGGGACATCTACGGGTCGGCCCTTGAGGAGATATTGAGGAAGTACGAACCCATGATCGTTCTGGGCACGTCATCAGTAACGGGCAAGGACCTGTTTCCAAGAATGGCCGCGCGCCTTCAGGCGGCCATGGTATCCGATGCAGTCGGCGTTGATCTCGGAGGAGAAGGGGTAAAGATAAAGAAACCTCTTTTTGGCGGCAAGGTGATCTCATGGCTTGCGCCCAGTTCGGATTCGACGGTCATTGTCACCTTCAGGCCCAATTCTTTTGCCGTTGCTGATGCAGGCCAGAGGGGCGATATCATTGAGGAAGGGGCGGCCGGGACCAGGAACCCGGCTATGAAAACCCTGTCGTCTGGAAAGACCGGCTCCGTGAAGGTCGATCTTCAAGAGGCGGATTTCATCATCTGCGGAGGCAGGGGCATGAAGTCTGCCGAGCATTTTGCAGTGCTCGATGAAATAGCTGACCTCATGGGCGGCCGTACGGGTGCGTCAAGAACGGTGATTGACAGCAAATGGAGAGAATACGATGACCAGATCGGAAAGAGCGGTAAAACGGTGTCTCCAAAGCTGTACATCGGCTGTGGTCTTTCCGGCGCCCTTCACCACATCATGGGGATGGACACATCCAAGGTTATTGTTGCCATCAACAAAGACCCGAACGCTCCCATATTTCAGTATGCCGATTACGGCATCGTTGATGATCTTTTTGCAATCCTTCCCCCCTTGAGGGACCAACTGAAGAAGACGCGGGAAGAGATGTAG
- a CDS encoding 4Fe-4S dicluster domain-containing protein, whose amino-acid sequence MKIDEKLALDAFKTDRESHILINHDICRSKCTARYCLTICPGHLYTFNEEDDEIVVEYAGCLECGTCMIACREGAIQWNYPKGECGVQYRYG is encoded by the coding sequence ATGAAGATAGATGAAAAGCTGGCCCTTGATGCCTTCAAGACGGACAGGGAAAGCCATATTCTTATAAACCATGATATCTGCAGGTCGAAATGCACGGCCAGATACTGCCTGACGATCTGTCCGGGCCATCTCTATACATTCAACGAAGAGGACGATGAGATAGTTGTCGAATACGCCGGCTGCCTGGAATGCGGCACCTGCATGATAGCCTGCAGGGAAGGCGCCATCCAATGGAATTATCCCAAGGGCGAATGCGGCGTACAGTACCGGTACGGATGA
- a CDS encoding adenylate/guanylate cyclase domain-containing protein codes for MGESNSRKWIDSKELLHKSAISRATLNNYIKLGIIPRPVVKSPVESQRGTKKIGYFPETALDTISEIKKLKGQGKPMEVIAREVGVPSGEPVYGGPERRSSIAQAAPVEISDGGLRLTLDEITTPAYLLNYQFEIEWINEAAEQSIFGKPIRSIRDVEFRNVFRLFLSWEFSHFVRNWEDFLSYHMAFYKVKMDRGQLGQLYTGMSGRETEYLEGAYDRAEKMPSEKIYGHRVDIEGHAGSREEYFVYTTFFREGMFFLYVRADRAQKSITEFLSNRETVVRDLLQQRLPTLVSFSVLVADLQNSVRICAELPPEEYFELINSMWRILEESFRRFNGIYGKRIGDGVVYYFLKKQDPDYLMNSINCALAIRGRMADFSNEWKVRKRWLNDLYLNIGINEGQEYFSTTTPSSTNIEFTALGDTINYASRLSNLARFGTVLTTKNVINHLGDDDKRAIRYGIRKTSEEREVFVENVFSRIDDLLNGNDTWRQRFADIATLPVTEIAERRTAAPK; via the coding sequence ATGGGCGAATCGAACAGTCGCAAATGGATAGACAGTAAGGAGCTTTTACATAAGTCGGCGATATCGAGGGCAACCCTCAACAACTATATCAAGCTCGGCATTATCCCGAGGCCGGTTGTGAAGAGCCCGGTGGAAAGCCAGAGAGGGACGAAGAAGATCGGCTATTTCCCGGAAACTGCCTTAGACACTATCAGCGAGATAAAAAAGCTAAAGGGACAAGGCAAACCCATGGAAGTTATCGCCAGGGAGGTGGGGGTGCCCTCCGGAGAGCCCGTTTACGGCGGGCCTGAGCGTCGCAGCTCCATCGCGCAGGCTGCACCCGTCGAGATATCGGATGGGGGGCTGCGGCTCACCCTCGATGAGATCACCACACCGGCGTATCTCCTGAACTATCAGTTCGAGATCGAGTGGATCAACGAGGCCGCGGAACAGAGCATATTCGGCAAGCCGATCAGGTCGATAAGGGATGTCGAGTTCAGAAATGTTTTCCGGCTTTTCCTGAGCTGGGAGTTCAGTCATTTTGTCAGGAACTGGGAGGACTTCCTCAGTTACCACATGGCGTTCTACAAGGTAAAAATGGACAGGGGGCAGCTCGGTCAGCTTTATACGGGTATGTCCGGCAGGGAAACAGAGTATCTGGAGGGGGCCTATGACCGTGCTGAAAAGATGCCCTCGGAGAAGATTTACGGCCATCGCGTCGACATTGAAGGACACGCCGGATCCCGGGAAGAGTATTTTGTATACACAACGTTTTTTCGCGAGGGAATGTTCTTTCTCTATGTCCGGGCGGACAGGGCTCAAAAAAGCATTACCGAATTCCTGTCCAACCGCGAGACTGTCGTACGCGATCTGCTGCAGCAGCGTTTGCCCACCCTCGTTTCCTTCAGTGTGCTTGTCGCCGATCTGCAGAACTCTGTTCGCATATGCGCAGAGCTGCCTCCCGAGGAATACTTCGAGCTTATAAACAGCATGTGGAGGATACTGGAAGAATCCTTCAGGCGTTTCAACGGGATATATGGCAAGAGGATAGGCGATGGCGTGGTCTACTATTTCCTGAAGAAGCAGGACCCCGATTATCTCATGAACTCGATCAACTGCGCGCTGGCGATACGGGGGAGGATGGCGGATTTTTCCAACGAGTGGAAGGTTCGGAAGAGATGGCTCAACGACCTTTACCTCAACATAGGCATAAACGAGGGGCAGGAATACTTCAGCACCACGACACCGTCCTCGACGAATATTGAATTTACCGCCCTGGGTGACACGATCAACTATGCATCGAGATTATCTAACCTTGCCCGGTTCGGCACGGTCCTGACCACGAAGAATGTAATTAACCACCTGGGTGACGACGATAAGAGAGCGATCCGCTATGGCATCAGGAAAACGTCGGAAGAGAGGGAAGTCTTTGTGGAAAACGTCTTTTCCCGCATCGACGACCTTCTCAACGGAAACGACACGTGGCGCCAGCGTTTTGCCGACATCGCGACCCTGCCTGTAACGGAGATCGCGGAGAGAAGAACGGCAGCCCCGAAGTAA
- a CDS encoding ABC transporter permease — MKIKRALRVWQRHFTVYRKLYMSSIALNFVEPLLYLVAFGFGLGGYITEVQGRPYINFIAPGIIASSSMFATVYECTYATYVRIFYQKTFDAILATPVNIDDLIAGELIWGATKSVLYGIIIIATISVFHLVDSFLIVLVVPVLFMSGLIFAEISLVCVALVPGVDSLNYFYTLFLSPMFLLSGIFFPLENLPAIVGKVAWFTPLYHLTNICRALAAGSPGNAVEGAVWIIVVVIILSPLPFKLMRRRIIR, encoded by the coding sequence TTGAAAATTAAGCGGGCCCTTCGGGTGTGGCAGAGGCATTTCACGGTCTACAGGAAGCTTTACATGTCCAGCATCGCCCTTAACTTTGTCGAACCCCTCCTCTACCTCGTCGCCTTCGGTTTCGGTCTCGGGGGATATATCACCGAGGTTCAGGGGAGGCCTTACATCAATTTTATAGCGCCGGGCATCATAGCCTCCTCATCGATGTTCGCAACGGTCTACGAATGCACCTACGCCACCTATGTCAGGATATTCTATCAGAAGACATTTGACGCCATCCTTGCGACGCCTGTCAACATAGACGACCTCATAGCGGGCGAGCTCATATGGGGGGCTACGAAAAGCGTCCTCTACGGCATCATCATTATCGCCACGATAAGCGTTTTTCATCTCGTCGATTCCTTCCTCATCGTTCTTGTCGTCCCCGTTCTGTTCATGAGCGGCCTCATCTTCGCAGAGATCTCCCTCGTATGCGTGGCCCTGGTTCCGGGTGTCGATTCCTTGAATTACTTTTACACACTTTTTCTGTCTCCCATGTTCCTCCTTTCGGGGATCTTCTTTCCCCTCGAAAACCTTCCCGCCATTGTGGGTAAGGTGGCCTGGTTCACACCCCTTTACCACCTGACCAATATTTGCAGGGCCCTTGCCGCCGGATCTCCCGGCAATGCGGTGGAGGGCGCAGTGTGGATAATCGTCGTCGTCATTATCCTCTCCCCTCTTCCTTTCAAATTGATGCGCAGGAGAATAATCAGGTAG
- a CDS encoding FAD-dependent oxidoreductase — MDKIDVVIVGAGLAGLSCAFVLAGHGLQVVVVERGDSPGSKNVTGGRLYLKPIRSMASDMLDGAPFERKVVRERWSLLGGGNSISLDHTADRFREDDHSYTVLRARLDRWLSERLVAKGVFVIPRYRVDDLLWENGAAAGIRSGAEEIPARVVVAADGVLSFMAGKAGLRPPMTPKGFAVAMKEVLELPEEKINDRFNVAAGEGVAHLFLGDVTKGIFGGGFLYTNRDTLSLGVVAGINAMMERAPAIDAPTLLEMFKERYEMRRILEGARIVEYSAHVIPEGGYKAIGKLCGNGILLAGDAAGLALNMGVTVRGMEFAIASGIAAAEAIVEANAYGDFSEKGLSGYEKRLREGFVMKDLEACRDMPGYLENESFFSYYPETFPGLLERIMWFDENPKGPLGKALWNGLRSSGALSIRRLLELYRIKNI; from the coding sequence ATGGACAAGATCGATGTCGTGATCGTTGGCGCCGGTCTCGCCGGTCTATCCTGCGCATTCGTCCTCGCCGGCCACGGCCTGCAGGTCGTTGTGGTGGAGCGTGGTGACTCTCCGGGCAGCAAGAACGTGACGGGGGGCAGGCTTTACCTGAAGCCGATAAGGTCCATGGCGTCGGATATGCTCGACGGTGCTCCCTTCGAGCGCAAGGTTGTCCGCGAACGCTGGAGTCTCCTGGGGGGCGGAAACTCCATCAGCCTCGATCATACAGCCGACAGGTTCAGGGAAGATGACCACAGCTATACGGTTCTCAGGGCCCGTCTCGACAGGTGGCTCTCCGAGCGGCTTGTGGCCAAAGGCGTTTTTGTCATTCCAAGGTATCGTGTCGATGACCTTTTGTGGGAGAACGGGGCCGCGGCCGGGATAAGATCGGGGGCGGAAGAGATCCCTGCCCGTGTCGTCGTGGCGGCGGACGGCGTTCTCTCTTTTATGGCCGGCAAGGCCGGATTAAGGCCCCCCATGACGCCGAAGGGTTTTGCCGTCGCCATGAAGGAAGTCCTCGAACTGCCCGAAGAGAAGATAAATGACCGCTTTAACGTCGCCGCCGGCGAAGGCGTGGCCCATCTTTTTCTCGGTGACGTGACAAAGGGCATTTTCGGAGGCGGTTTCCTCTATACGAACAGGGATACCCTTTCCCTGGGGGTCGTGGCGGGCATCAACGCGATGATGGAAAGGGCCCCCGCGATAGATGCCCCGACCCTCCTCGAAATGTTCAAAGAACGCTACGAGATGCGCAGGATCCTCGAGGGGGCGAGGATCGTCGAGTATTCCGCACACGTCATTCCCGAGGGAGGCTATAAGGCCATTGGAAAACTCTGCGGCAACGGCATTCTCCTTGCCGGTGATGCCGCGGGTCTTGCCTTGAATATGGGTGTGACGGTGCGAGGGATGGAATTTGCCATCGCCTCCGGCATAGCAGCCGCCGAGGCCATCGTCGAGGCGAACGCATACGGCGACTTTTCGGAAAAAGGTCTCTCAGGCTACGAAAAACGGCTCAGGGAGGGCTTTGTCATGAAAGATCTTGAGGCATGCAGGGACATGCCGGGCTATCTTGAAAATGAATCGTTTTTCTCTTACTACCCCGAAACCTTCCCCGGTCTTCTCGAGAGGATCATGTGGTTTGACGAAAACCCCAAGGGACCTTTGGGAAAGGCGCTGTGGAACGGATTGAGGTCATCGGGTGCGTTGAGCATAAGGCGGCTGCTCGAACTCTACCGCATAAAGAACATCTGA
- a CDS encoding ABC transporter ATP-binding protein, giving the protein MEIITARNLTKDYDGFRAVDSVSFSIHSGECFGFLGPNGAGKTTIMRILHCFLPPTGGQVRILGYDVTKDPSLIKSRMGVMPQDDSLDPDLSVIQNLVVYGRYFDMPKRKTVPLAKELLASVGLMEKMKASIRSLSGGMKRSLLLVRSIVNDPDVIILDEPTTGLDPHSRQMVWRRLEGLKRQGKTLLLTTHYMEEAERLCDRVAIMDRGKIIVIASPKDLMEEHGGNLEAVYLKLAGRKLEN; this is encoded by the coding sequence ATGGAGATCATTACCGCCAGGAATCTGACGAAGGATTATGATGGGTTCAGGGCTGTCGACAGCGTCAGCTTTTCCATCCATTCGGGGGAGTGTTTCGGCTTTCTGGGGCCCAACGGGGCCGGCAAGACGACGATCATGCGCATCCTCCACTGCTTCCTTCCGCCGACGGGAGGTCAGGTCAGGATCCTCGGGTATGACGTCACGAAGGATCCGAGTCTTATCAAGTCGCGCATGGGGGTGATGCCCCAGGACGACAGTCTCGACCCCGACCTTTCCGTCATCCAGAATCTTGTCGTTTACGGCAGGTACTTCGACATGCCGAAAAGGAAGACCGTGCCCCTGGCGAAGGAGCTTCTTGCCTCCGTGGGTCTCATGGAGAAGATGAAGGCCAGTATCAGGAGCCTGTCGGGGGGTATGAAAAGGAGCCTCCTTCTCGTCAGGTCCATCGTGAACGATCCCGACGTCATCATACTCGATGAGCCGACGACGGGCCTTGACCCCCACAGCAGGCAGATGGTCTGGAGGAGGCTGGAAGGTCTGAAGCGGCAGGGCAAGACCCTCCTCTTGACGACGCACTACATGGAGGAGGCCGAGAGGCTTTGCGACCGCGTCGCCATCATGGACAGGGGGAAGATCATCGTTATCGCTTCGCCCAAAGACCTCATGGAAGAACATGGAGGAAATCTGGAAGCGGTCTATCTGAAGCTTGCGGGGAGGAAGCTTGAAAATTAA